The DNA segment TTGGAGCCCCCTAAAACTCTGATGCACATTATTTCCTTTGCTCCGGTATTATCGGCTACATTGAGTCGGGTCTGTACCTGTACCATGCTCTAACCCTCCTTCCATAGAAATTACTGGGCTCTTTTAATTATTTCCACCAATCTCCATCTCTTTGTTTTACTTAAAGGCCTGGTTTCCATAATTTTTACGATATCACCCACGCGGCATTCGTTGTTTTCGTCATGGGCCTTGAATTTCTTTGTCCTTTTTATGGTTTTGCCGTAAAGAGGGTGCCTTATTAATTTTTCCGTAGCTACCACGATGGTTTTATCCATTTTATCGCTGACCACTACGCCGATCCTGACTTTCCTTTTATTTTTACTTTCCATCGTATCCCTCCTTTTATCATGCTTTCTGAGCCTTCGCCTGTCTTTCCCTTTCGGTCATTATGGTTTTTATTCTCGCTATGGTCTTTTTGACCTCTCTTATCCTCATGGGATTATCCAACTGTCCTACTGCCTTTTGAAATCTAAGGTTGAACAGTTCACCCTTCAACTCCTTTAACTTTTGAACCAGTTCCTGATCCGACATTTCTCTTATCTGTTTAGCCTTCATTTACATCACCGCCCAATCCTTCACGCTTTACTATTTTCGTCTTTATCGGCAGTTTGTGTGCGGCTAAGGTCAGCGCCTCCTTGGCCGCTTCTTCCGATACGCC comes from the Thermovenabulum gondwanense genome and includes:
- the rpmC gene encoding 50S ribosomal protein L29, which translates into the protein MKAKQIREMSDQELVQKLKELKGELFNLRFQKAVGQLDNPMRIREVKKTIARIKTIMTERERQAKAQKA
- the rpsQ gene encoding 30S ribosomal protein S17 yields the protein MESKNKRKVRIGVVVSDKMDKTIVVATEKLIRHPLYGKTIKRTKKFKAHDENNECRVGDIVKIMETRPLSKTKRWRLVEIIKRAQ